Proteins encoded by one window of Lathyrus oleraceus cultivar Zhongwan6 chromosome 1, CAAS_Psat_ZW6_1.0, whole genome shotgun sequence:
- the LOC127103501 gene encoding uncharacterized protein LOC127103501: protein MDRTWMYDRVYSNRHGLKEEYVRGVKDFVKRALKQPICKSEGGIRCPCINCKCLKIRTPTNVRLHLYRDGFQPDYWIWTQHGEVELNVNTRNDSNSSEHVHHDDQIEAMNQMVYDAFRPYGVFSHVNDNIEVEEYTEDEFPNEDAKRFYDKLISFNKPIYEGATQSILSISTQLLEIRSNWHVPQKGLDFVAQMLKSVCLVQKCLPENYYQATQLVSKLGLKVEKIDCCKNGCMLYYKDDSNLSECKFCNAPRFIPRKTGMEKYKDIPVKRMFYFPIIPRLQRLYASTESASEMRWHHMNKNSSNILRHPSDGKAWKHFDSVYPDFSREPRNVRLGLCSDGFTPYIQASASPYSCWPIIVTPYNLPPEMCMTKPYLFLACLIPGPKNPKLKIDVYLQPLIDDLQRLWSNGILTYDISTKQNFIMKACLMWTINDFPAYGMLSGWGTQGKLACPHCMEHTDAFTLKSGHKNSWFDCHRRFLPSNHSFRRSKRSFLKNRVVTNEPPPISTGKDIWAVISNFPKVTEIGWEAKWKEFEGYGVDHNWKKRSIFWISHIGRITC from the coding sequence ATGGATCGTACTTGGATGTACGATAGAGTATATTCCAATAGACACGGATTGAAAGAAGAGTATGTTCGCGGGGTTAAAGACTTCGTAAAGAGGGCTTTGAAACAACCTATTTGTAAATCTGAGGGAGGGATAAGGTGTCCGTGTATAAATTGCAAGTGTCTCAAGATAAGAACACCAACTAATGTTAGACTTCACTTGTATCGAGATGGATTTCAACCAGACTATTGGATTTGGACTCAACATGGAGAAGTAGAGCTCAATGTTAATACAAGGAATGATTCAAATAGTAGTGAGCATGTGCATCATGATGACCAAATTGAGGCAATGAATCAGATGGTGTATGATGCTTTTAGGCCTTATGGAGTATTCTCTCACGTGAATGATAACATAGAAGTTGAGGAATATACGGAGGATGAGTTTCCCAACGAAGATGCCAAACGATTTTATGACAAGTTGATATCTTTCAACAAGCCCATTTATGAGGGAGCTACCCAATCAATATTATCAATATCTACTCAACTTCTTGAAATTAGGTCTAATTGGCATGTACCACAAAAAGGTTTAGATTTTGTTGCACAAATGCTTAAAAGTGTATGTCTAGTTCAAAAATGCTTGCCCGAGAACTATTACCAAGCAACACAGTTGGTATCTAAGTTAGGGCTAAAGGTTGAGAAGATTGATTGTTGTAAGAATGGTTGTATGTTATATTACAAGGATGATAGCAATCTATCAGAGTGCAAATTTTGTAATGCTCCTAGGTTCATTCCTCGCAAGACTGGCATGGAAAAGTACAAAGATATCCCAGTGAAGAGAATGTTCTACTTCCCAATCATTCCCAGATTACAAAGATTGTATGCATCAACTGAGTCGGCAAGTGAAATGAGATGGCATCACATGAACAAAAATAGTTCCAACATCCTTCGCCACCCGTCAGATGGAAAAGCATGGAAACATTTTGATAGTGTATATCCTGACTTTTCTAGGGAACCCAGAAATGTAAGGTTGGGTCTGTGTTCAGATGGTTTTACTCCTTACATTCAAGCGTCTGCTTCTCCATACTCATGTTGGCCAATAATAGTTACTCCGTATAATCTCCCCCCTGAAATGTGCATGACCAAACCATACTTGTTTTTGGCATGCCTCATACCCGGACCTAAAAACCCTAAATTAAAGATAGATGTCTACTTGCAACCATTGATTGATGATCTACAACGATTGTGGTCCAATGGAATATTGACCTATGATATATCTACAAAACAAAACTTCATCATGAAAGCCTGCTTGATGTGgacaattaatgattttccagccTATGGTATGTTATCTGGATGGGGAACACAAGGTAAattggcatgccctcattgtATGGAACACACTGATGCTTTCACCTTGAAAAGTGGCCATAAGAATTCCTGGTTTGACTGTCATCGTCGTTTCTTGCCATCTAATCACTCCTTCAGAAGGAGTAAAAGAAGTTTCCTAAAAAATAGGGTTGTGACCAATGAGCCACCTCCCATTTCCACAGGGAAAGATATATGGGCGGTAATAAGTAATTTTCCAAAAGTTACTGAAATTGGATGGGAGGCGAAATGGAAAGAATTCGAAGGGTATGGAGTGGATCACAATTGGAAAAAGCGAAGTATTTTTTGGATCTCCCATATTGGAAGGATAACTTGTTAA